From a single Pseudomonas cremoricolorata genomic region:
- a CDS encoding 3-keto-5-aminohexanoate cleavage protein: MNHEIILTCALTGAGDTASKSHLVPVTPEQIAAAAVEAAKAGATVVHCHVRDPNTGRFSRDVALYREVMERIRDADVDIIVNLTAGMGGDLEIGPGETPMEFGAGTDLIGPLERLAHVEALLPEICTLDCGTLNFGDGNSIYVSTPAQLRAGAKRITELGVKAELEIFDTGHLWFAKQMIKEGLLHDPLFQLCLGIPWGAPADTATMKAMVDNLPTGATWAGFGIGRMQMPMAAQAVLLGGNVRVGLEDNLYLDRGVLASNGQLVERAVEIISRLGARVLTPAEGRQKMQLKSHRSL; the protein is encoded by the coding sequence ATGAACCACGAGATCATCCTCACCTGCGCCCTGACCGGCGCGGGCGACACCGCGAGCAAGAGTCATTTGGTACCGGTGACCCCCGAACAGATCGCCGCTGCTGCCGTGGAGGCGGCCAAGGCCGGCGCCACGGTGGTCCACTGCCACGTACGCGACCCGAACACCGGGCGCTTCAGCCGTGATGTGGCGCTGTACCGGGAAGTGATGGAACGCATCCGCGACGCCGATGTGGACATCATCGTCAACCTCACCGCCGGCATGGGCGGTGACCTGGAAATCGGCCCCGGCGAAACGCCGATGGAATTCGGTGCCGGCACCGACCTGATCGGCCCGCTGGAGCGCCTGGCCCACGTCGAAGCGCTGCTGCCGGAAATCTGCACCCTCGACTGCGGCACGCTCAACTTCGGCGACGGCAACTCGATCTACGTGTCGACCCCGGCGCAACTGCGCGCAGGCGCCAAGCGCATCACCGAGCTGGGAGTGAAGGCCGAGCTGGAAATCTTCGACACCGGCCACCTGTGGTTCGCCAAGCAGATGATCAAGGAAGGGTTGTTGCACGACCCGCTGTTCCAGCTGTGCCTGGGCATCCCCTGGGGCGCGCCGGCCGATACCGCGACCATGAAAGCGATGGTCGACAACCTGCCCACCGGCGCCACCTGGGCCGGCTTCGGCATCGGTCGCATGCAGATGCCCATGGCCGCCCAGGCGGTGCTGCTCGGCGGCAACGTACGGGTCGGACTGGAAGACAACCTGTACCTGGACCGCGGCGTGCTGGCCAGCAACGGCCAGTTGGTGGAACGCGCCGTAGAGATCATCAGCCGCCTCGGCGCCCGCGTCCTCACCCCCGCCGAAGGCCGCCAGAAAATGCAGTTGAAATCCCACCGCTCCCTGTAG
- a CDS encoding L-carnitine dehydrogenase, producing the protein MPFITHIKTFAALGSGVIGSGWVARALAHGLDVIAWDPAPGAEQALRQRVANAWPALEKQGLAAGAAQHRLTFVSSIEECVRNADFIQESAPERLDLKLDLHAKISAAAKPDALIASSTSGLLPSEFYESSSHPQRCIVGHPFNPVYLLPLVEIVGGRHTAPEAIEAAKGIYTELGMRPLHVRKEVPGFIADRLLEALWREALHLVNDGIATTGEIDDAIRFGAGLRWSFMGTFLTYTLAGGDAGMRHFMQQFGPALKLPWTYLPAPELTERLIDDVVDGTSVQLGERSIAELERYRDDTLLAVLEAIGTSKARHGMTFSE; encoded by the coding sequence ATGCCCTTCATCACCCACATCAAAACCTTCGCCGCCCTCGGCAGCGGCGTCATCGGCAGCGGCTGGGTCGCCCGCGCGCTGGCCCATGGCCTCGACGTCATCGCCTGGGACCCCGCCCCCGGCGCCGAACAGGCCCTGCGCCAGCGCGTCGCCAACGCCTGGCCGGCGCTGGAAAAACAAGGCCTGGCAGCCGGCGCCGCGCAACACCGTCTGACCTTCGTCAGTTCCATCGAGGAATGCGTGCGCAACGCCGACTTCATTCAGGAAAGTGCCCCGGAACGCCTTGATCTGAAGCTCGACCTGCACGCGAAAATCAGCGCCGCCGCCAAGCCCGACGCCCTCATCGCCAGCAGCACGTCAGGGCTGCTGCCCAGTGAGTTCTACGAGTCGTCCAGCCACCCACAGCGCTGCATCGTCGGCCATCCGTTCAACCCGGTGTACCTGCTGCCGCTGGTGGAAATCGTCGGCGGCCGGCATACCGCGCCCGAGGCCATCGAGGCGGCGAAAGGCATCTACACCGAGCTGGGCATGCGCCCGCTGCATGTGCGCAAGGAAGTCCCCGGCTTCATCGCCGACCGCCTGCTCGAAGCGCTGTGGCGTGAAGCACTGCACTTGGTCAACGACGGTATCGCAACCACCGGCGAAATCGACGACGCAATCCGCTTCGGCGCCGGTCTGCGCTGGTCGTTCATGGGCACCTTCCTCACCTACACCCTGGCCGGTGGCGATGCCGGCATGCGCCATTTCATGCAGCAGTTCGGCCCGGCGCTGAAACTGCCGTGGACCTATCTGCCAGCGCCGGAACTGACCGAGCGGCTGATCGACGACGTGGTCGACGGCACCTCGGTGCAACTGGGCGAGCGCAGCATCGCAGAGCTCGAACGCTACCGCGACGACACCTTGCTGGCGGTGCTGGAGGCGATCGGCACCAGCAAGGCCAGGCATGGCATGACCTTCAGCGAATGA
- a CDS encoding thioesterase family protein encodes MPALITYRTEVQADWVDYNGHLRDAYYLLIFSYATDALMERIGLDADSRGQSGHSLFTLEAHINYLHEVKLGTEVWVETQIVGFDHKRVQVYHSLHRAEFDEALAASEQMLLHVDLAGPRAAPFEAYSVTALQALDSGQHDAPHPVHRARALALPVRR; translated from the coding sequence ATGCCCGCACTGATCACCTATCGCACCGAGGTTCAGGCCGACTGGGTCGACTACAACGGCCACCTGCGCGATGCCTACTACCTGCTGATCTTCAGCTACGCCACCGACGCCCTGATGGAGCGCATCGGCCTGGACGCCGACAGCCGCGGGCAGAGCGGCCACTCGCTGTTCACCCTGGAGGCTCACATCAACTACCTGCACGAAGTGAAGCTCGGCACCGAGGTGTGGGTGGAAACGCAGATCGTCGGCTTCGACCACAAACGCGTGCAGGTCTACCACAGCCTGCACCGCGCTGAGTTCGATGAGGCGCTGGCGGCCAGCGAGCAGATGCTCTTGCATGTCGACCTGGCCGGGCCGAGAGCGGCGCCGTTCGAGGCGTACAGCGTAACCGCGTTGCAGGCGCTGGACAGCGGACAGCACGACGCGCCACACCCTGTTCACAGGGCCCGCGCACTCGCTTTGCCGGTACGACGCTAA
- a CDS encoding GlxA family transcriptional regulator has translation MSSSTSGTQSQNRTAPQSIGFLLLDNFTLISLASAVEPLRMANQLSGRELYRWHTLTLDGGQVWASDGLQITPDAAMHAAPAMDTVIVCGGVGIQRTVTREHVTWLQAQARQSRRLGAVCTGSWALACAGLLDGFDCSVHWECLASMQEAFPRVNMSTRLFTLDRNRFTSSGGTAPLDMMLHLISRDHGRELSAAISEMFVYERIRNEQDHQRVPLKHMLGTNQPKLQEIVALMEANLEEPIDLDELAVYVSVSRRQLERLFQKYLHCSPSRYYLKLRLIRARQLLKQTPMSIIEVASVCGFVSTPHFSKCYREYFGIPPRDERVGSNTTQQVAMMPIPQAMVLSPHSGPMAALSQARNESTFASVRL, from the coding sequence ATGTCGTCGTCCACCTCCGGGACCCAGTCCCAGAACCGCACAGCACCCCAATCCATCGGGTTTCTCCTGCTGGACAACTTCACCCTCATTTCCCTGGCCTCGGCGGTCGAGCCGCTGCGCATGGCCAACCAGCTGTCGGGCCGTGAACTGTATCGCTGGCACACCCTGACCCTCGATGGCGGCCAGGTGTGGGCCAGCGATGGCCTGCAGATCACCCCGGATGCGGCCATGCATGCCGCGCCAGCGATGGATACGGTGATCGTCTGCGGTGGCGTCGGCATCCAGCGCACCGTGACCCGCGAGCACGTCACCTGGCTGCAGGCCCAGGCCCGCCAATCGCGCCGCCTGGGTGCGGTGTGCACCGGCAGCTGGGCGCTGGCCTGTGCCGGTTTGCTCGACGGCTTCGATTGCAGCGTGCACTGGGAATGTCTGGCTTCGATGCAAGAAGCCTTCCCGCGGGTCAACATGAGCACGCGCCTGTTCACCCTCGACCGTAACCGGTTCACCAGCTCTGGCGGCACCGCGCCGCTGGACATGATGCTGCACCTGATCAGCCGCGATCATGGCCGTGAGCTGTCAGCGGCGATCTCGGAAATGTTCGTCTACGAGCGTATTCGCAACGAACAGGATCACCAGCGCGTGCCGCTCAAGCACATGCTTGGCACCAACCAGCCGAAGTTGCAGGAAATCGTCGCGCTGATGGAAGCCAACCTGGAAGAGCCGATCGACCTCGACGAACTGGCGGTGTACGTGTCGGTGTCGCGTCGTCAGCTCGAACGGCTGTTCCAGAAGTACCTGCATTGCTCGCCGTCGCGCTATTACCTCAAGCTACGCCTGATCCGCGCGCGTCAGTTGCTCAAGCAGACGCCGATGTCGATCATCGAAGTGGCCTCGGTCTGCGGCTTTGTCTCCACCCCGCACTTCTCCAAGTGCTACCGCGAATACTTCGGCATTCCGCCGCGTGACGAGCGCGTGGGCTCCAACACCACCCAGCAGGTGGCGATGATGCCAATCCCGCAGGCCATGGTGCTGTCGCCGCATAGCGGGCCCATGGCGGCGCTGAGCCAGGCGCGCAACGAGTCGACCTTTGCCAGCGTGAGGCTCTGA
- a CDS encoding L-serine ammonia-lyase, translating into MAISVFDLFKIGVGPSSSHTVGPMRAGALFVQGLRERDELQQVSRVEVRLYGSLSATGVGHGTDNATIMGLMGEWPDQIDPTLIGPRISELRETNTLQLDSRLPIEFRWERDMLLLDENLPYHPNAMTLVAYAQDGDLLHEDTYYSVGGGFVVDAAQAASGVLDADQTVLPYDFNSAAELLELCKKNDMRVSQLMMANELTWRSEEDIRAGLLKLWRAMQECVNNGLKYEGTLPGGLNVRRRAAKLHRNLQEIGKPNVIGSTMSAMEWVNLFALAVNEENAAGGRMVTAPTNGAAGIIPAVLHYYMRFSDVVDESNVVDYLLAAAAVGILCKKNASISGAEVGCQGEVGSACAMAAAGLADILGGTPPQVENAAEIALEHNLGLTCDPVGGLVQVPCIERNAIAAVKAINAVQMALRGDGEHFISLDQVIRTMRDTGADMHDKYKETSRGGLAVSAIEC; encoded by the coding sequence ATGGCCATCAGCGTGTTCGACCTGTTCAAGATTGGTGTCGGGCCTTCCAGCTCCCACACCGTCGGCCCCATGCGCGCCGGCGCGTTGTTCGTGCAGGGACTGCGCGAACGTGACGAACTGCAGCAGGTCAGCCGCGTCGAGGTGCGCCTGTATGGCTCGCTGTCGGCCACCGGCGTCGGCCACGGCACCGACAACGCCACCATCATGGGCTTGATGGGCGAATGGCCCGATCAGATCGACCCGACCCTGATCGGCCCACGCATCAGCGAATTGCGCGAAACCAACACCCTGCAGCTCGATAGCCGCCTGCCCATCGAGTTTCGCTGGGAGCGCGACATGCTGCTGCTCGACGAGAACCTGCCGTACCACCCCAACGCCATGACCCTGGTCGCCTACGCCCAGGACGGTGATCTGCTGCACGAGGACACCTACTACTCGGTCGGCGGCGGCTTCGTGGTCGATGCCGCGCAGGCTGCAAGCGGCGTGCTTGACGCTGACCAGACCGTGCTGCCGTACGATTTCAACAGCGCCGCCGAACTGCTCGAGCTGTGCAAGAAAAACGACATGCGCGTGTCGCAACTGATGATGGCCAACGAGCTGACCTGGCGCAGCGAGGAAGACATCCGCGCCGGGCTGTTGAAACTCTGGCGCGCCATGCAGGAATGCGTGAACAACGGCCTGAAATACGAAGGCACACTGCCTGGCGGACTCAACGTGCGCCGCCGTGCGGCCAAGCTGCACCGCAACCTGCAGGAAATCGGCAAGCCCAATGTCATCGGCTCAACCATGAGCGCCATGGAGTGGGTCAACCTGTTCGCCCTGGCGGTCAACGAAGAGAACGCCGCCGGCGGGCGTATGGTCACGGCCCCCACCAACGGCGCGGCGGGCATCATTCCGGCGGTGCTGCATTACTACATGCGCTTCTCCGACGTGGTCGACGAAAGCAACGTGGTCGACTACCTGCTGGCCGCCGCGGCGGTCGGCATCCTGTGCAAGAAGAACGCGTCGATCTCCGGTGCCGAAGTGGGTTGCCAGGGCGAGGTCGGTTCGGCGTGCGCCATGGCGGCGGCAGGTCTTGCGGATATTCTGGGCGGCACCCCGCCGCAAGTCGAAAACGCCGCCGAGATCGCCCTGGAACACAACCTGGGTCTGACCTGCGACCCGGTCGGCGGGTTGGTGCAGGTGCCGTGCATCGAGCGCAACGCCATCGCAGCAGTGAAGGCGATCAATGCGGTGCAGATGGCGCTGCGCGGCGACGGCGAACACTTCATTTCCCTCGACCAGGTGATCCGCACCATGCGTGACACCGGCGCCGACATGCATGACAAATACAAAGAGACCTCTCGCGGCGGCCTGGCCGTCAGCGCCATCGAATGCTGA
- a CDS encoding choline ABC transporter substrate-binding protein, with protein sequence MKASPSLLLAALLATPLLAQAAEPEQCQTVRFSDVGWTDITVTTAVTTAVLEALGYKTKTTMISVPVTYKSLASGKDLDVFLGNWMPTMENDIKAYRDAGTVETLRPNLENAKYTLAVSQSLYDKGLKDFSDIAKFKNELGAKLYGIEPGNDGNRTIQSMIDKNAFGLKDAGFKLVQSSEAGMLTAVERAKRQNEGVVFLGWEPHPMNKRFQMQYLTGGDDFFGPDFGKATVYTNTRKGYAQECSNVGKLLNNLSFTLDMESTLMGKVLDDKMKPNAAAQAWLKNNPQVLDTWLAGVTTVDGKPGLEAAKAKLTQ encoded by the coding sequence ATGAAAGCCTCACCCTCGCTGTTGCTGGCCGCGTTGTTAGCCACACCGCTGCTGGCCCAGGCCGCCGAGCCCGAACAGTGCCAGACGGTACGTTTTTCGGACGTCGGCTGGACTGACATCACCGTCACCACCGCTGTCACCACCGCCGTTCTCGAAGCCTTGGGCTACAAGACCAAGACCACGATGATTTCGGTACCTGTCACCTACAAATCCCTCGCCTCCGGCAAAGACCTCGACGTGTTCCTCGGCAACTGGATGCCGACCATGGAGAACGACATCAAGGCCTATCGCGATGCCGGCACCGTCGAAACCCTGCGTCCCAATCTGGAAAACGCCAAATACACCCTCGCGGTCTCGCAGTCGCTGTACGACAAGGGCCTGAAAGACTTTTCCGATATCGCCAAATTCAAGAACGAGCTGGGCGCCAAGCTGTATGGCATCGAGCCTGGCAACGATGGCAACCGCACCATCCAGAGCATGATCGACAAGAACGCCTTTGGCCTGAAGGACGCCGGCTTCAAGCTGGTGCAGTCGAGTGAGGCCGGCATGCTGACCGCCGTCGAGCGGGCCAAGCGGCAGAACGAAGGCGTGGTGTTCCTCGGCTGGGAACCGCACCCGATGAACAAACGCTTCCAGATGCAGTACCTGACCGGCGGCGACGACTTCTTCGGCCCTGACTTCGGCAAGGCCACCGTCTACACCAACACCCGCAAGGGCTACGCACAGGAGTGCAGCAACGTCGGGAAGCTGCTGAACAACCTGTCGTTCACCCTGGACATGGAAAGCACCCTGATGGGCAAGGTGCTGGACGACAAGATGAAACCCAATGCCGCTGCGCAAGCGTGGCTGAAGAACAATCCTCAAGTGCTCGACACCTGGCTGGCCGGGGTGACGACCGTCGATGGCAAACCGGGACTGGAGGCGGCCAAGGCCAAGCTGACGCAATAA
- the choW gene encoding choline ABC transporter permease subunit — protein MMLIDQKIPLGQYMATFVEWLTQIGANYFDAIAQGLEFMIYGVTSALTWFNPFVLIAIFAALAHLIQRRVALTVFVAASFLLILNLGYWQETMETLAQVTFATVVCVAIGVPLGIVAAHKPMFYTALRPVLDLMQTVPTFVYLIPTLTLFGLGVVPGLISTVVFAIAAPIRLTYLGICDVPQELMDAGKAFGCSRRQLLTRIELPHAMPSIAAGVTQCIMLSLSMVVIAALVGADGLGKPVVNALNTADISLGFEAGLAIVLLAIMLDRICKQPELPARSEA, from the coding sequence ATCATGCTCATCGATCAGAAAATACCGCTAGGCCAGTACATGGCAACCTTCGTCGAGTGGCTGACGCAAATCGGCGCCAACTACTTCGACGCCATCGCCCAAGGCCTGGAGTTCATGATTTACGGGGTCACCAGTGCCCTGACCTGGTTCAACCCCTTCGTGCTCATCGCCATCTTCGCCGCGCTCGCGCACCTGATTCAGCGCCGAGTCGCCCTCACCGTATTCGTTGCCGCCTCGTTCCTGCTGATCCTCAACCTGGGGTACTGGCAGGAAACCATGGAGACCCTCGCCCAGGTCACCTTCGCCACCGTGGTGTGTGTCGCCATCGGCGTACCGCTGGGTATCGTCGCCGCGCACAAACCGATGTTCTACACCGCCCTGCGCCCGGTCCTCGACCTGATGCAGACCGTGCCGACCTTCGTCTACCTGATCCCCACCCTGACCTTGTTCGGTCTGGGCGTGGTGCCGGGGCTGATCTCCACCGTGGTGTTCGCCATCGCCGCGCCGATTCGCCTGACCTACCTGGGCATCTGCGACGTACCCCAGGAACTGATGGACGCCGGCAAGGCCTTCGGCTGCTCGCGCCGTCAACTGCTGACCCGTATCGAACTGCCACACGCCATGCCCAGCATCGCGGCCGGCGTGACCCAATGCATCATGCTGTCGCTGTCGATGGTGGTGATTGCCGCGCTGGTCGGTGCCGATGGCCTCGGCAAGCCGGTGGTCAACGCGCTGAACACCGCCGACATTTCCCTGGGCTTCGAAGCGGGCCTGGCGATCGTCCTGCTGGCGATCATGCTCGACCGTATCTGCAAGCAACCGGAGCTGCCGGCTAGGAGTGAAGCATGA
- the choV gene encoding choline ABC transporter ATP-binding protein: MSIIRFEDVDVIFSNKPREALSLLDQGKTREQILKQTGLVVGVEKANLDINKGEICVLMGLSGSGKSSLLRCINGLNTVSRGKLFVEHEGNHIDIAHCSAAELKMMRTKRIAMVFQKFALMPWLTVRENISFGLEMQGRPEKDRRKLVDEKLELVGLTQWRNKKPDELSGGMQQRVGLARALAMDADILLMDEPFSALDPLIRQGLQDELLELQRKLAKTIVFVSHDLDEALKLGTRIAIMKDGRIIQYSKPEEIVLNPADEYVRTFVAHTNPLNVLCGRSLMRTVDQCKRINGSVCLDPGEDAWLDLGEGGSLQRARQGQNGLDMQHWAPGQDVETLGRRPTVVHADIGMREALQIRYHTGNKLVLQDNDRVVGILGDTELYHALLGKNHG; the protein is encoded by the coding sequence ATGAGCATCATTCGATTCGAAGACGTCGACGTCATCTTCTCCAACAAGCCGCGCGAAGCGTTGTCACTGCTCGACCAAGGCAAGACCCGCGAGCAGATTCTCAAGCAGACCGGCCTGGTGGTCGGTGTCGAAAAAGCCAACCTGGACATCAACAAGGGCGAGATCTGCGTGCTGATGGGCCTGTCCGGCTCGGGCAAGTCGAGCCTGCTGCGCTGCATCAACGGCTTGAACACCGTCAGCCGCGGCAAGCTGTTCGTCGAGCATGAAGGCAATCACATCGATATCGCCCACTGCTCCGCCGCCGAGCTGAAGATGATGCGCACCAAGCGTATCGCCATGGTGTTCCAGAAGTTCGCCCTGATGCCGTGGCTGACCGTGCGCGAGAACATCAGCTTCGGCCTGGAAATGCAGGGCCGCCCCGAGAAGGACCGGCGCAAGCTGGTGGATGAAAAGCTCGAGCTGGTGGGCCTGACCCAGTGGCGCAACAAGAAACCCGATGAACTCTCGGGCGGCATGCAGCAGCGTGTGGGCCTGGCCCGGGCGCTGGCGATGGACGCCGACATCCTGCTGATGGACGAACCGTTCTCCGCCCTCGACCCGCTGATCCGCCAGGGCCTGCAGGATGAGCTGCTGGAACTGCAACGCAAGCTGGCCAAGACCATCGTCTTCGTCAGCCACGACCTGGACGAAGCGCTCAAGCTCGGCACGCGCATCGCCATCATGAAAGATGGTCGGATCATCCAGTACAGCAAGCCGGAAGAAATCGTCCTCAACCCGGCCGACGAATACGTGCGCACCTTCGTCGCCCACACCAACCCACTCAACGTGCTGTGCGGCCGCAGCCTGATGCGCACCGTCGACCAGTGCAAACGCATCAACGGTTCGGTGTGCCTTGACCCTGGCGAAGATGCCTGGCTCGACCTGGGCGAAGGCGGCTCGCTGCAACGCGCCCGCCAAGGCCAGAATGGCCTGGACATGCAGCACTGGGCACCGGGGCAGGATGTCGAAACCCTCGGCCGCCGCCCGACCGTAGTGCACGCCGACATCGGCATGCGCGAAGCCTTGCAGATCCGTTACCACACGGGCAACAAGCTGGTCCTGCAAGACAACGACCGTGTGGTGGGGATTCTCGGGGACACCGAGCTGTATCACGCGCTGCTGGGCAAGAACCACGGTTGA
- a CDS encoding TonB-dependent receptor domain-containing protein, producing the protein MNPPALPLGLLAVALFTPLTHATQVPEPPEKAVAELEMSFITASGGGTDVRDAPASVSVITREEIERQPVHDLNTLLRRLPGVTGGFGPVGEQSKIKLRGLDDKYTLILVDGKRMGSSADTHYRRDLGRQDLNWISPNMIERIEVVRGPMSSLYGSDAMGGVINIITRKVSRTWSGSLEANTTIPENSDRGQTQQTSVNLSGPLSESIGLRLGGNVTRRASDEVRPRLDALGDPLSNDGAGGAKDRSANALLDWRVNGDHSVSFEVSQGVERAWASDMPESQISAFGAGQLTRESYATSYNGDLGFATARLDAYLNRFKNKISAEKAHSEEKIVEGSLTMPLEWQFNQRLTVGSQWMRESLTNTRTLGTVPVDYQGQPVSGSSYQRTNWAAFIENEIFLLDNLSLTLGNRFDHNDTYGNHHSPRAYVVYHPHPDWTLRGGISKGFRAPNLKEGSAGAATFSKGRGCTSLRPLGYVTGGCWMAGNPNLRPETSISKEMGVAYDFDDWQAGLTYFHTDFRNKIDYAPKGFHEGRWWTLLENAEKARTRGWEGSFSVPLIADRVTWRSNATYLLESRNLSTGKDLISAPKLSLYSALDWQIDSRFNAELAAQHVGKQRGVATDFLKSYTTYDLTGVWTASSWLTVKAGIQNLLDEDARDDATQFYVPGRAYFVGATTYF; encoded by the coding sequence ATGAACCCTCCTGCTTTACCCCTCGGTCTGCTCGCTGTTGCCCTCTTCACTCCACTCACCCATGCCACGCAAGTCCCAGAGCCGCCGGAAAAGGCCGTCGCTGAACTGGAAATGTCGTTCATCACTGCCAGCGGCGGCGGCACTGACGTGCGCGATGCGCCGGCCAGCGTCAGCGTCATTACCCGTGAAGAAATCGAGCGCCAACCGGTGCACGACCTCAATACCCTGCTGCGGCGCCTGCCCGGTGTGACAGGCGGGTTCGGGCCGGTGGGCGAGCAATCGAAAATCAAGCTGCGCGGGCTGGACGACAAGTACACGCTGATTCTGGTGGACGGCAAGCGCATGGGCAGCTCAGCCGATACCCATTACCGGCGAGACCTGGGTCGCCAGGACCTGAACTGGATTTCGCCGAACATGATCGAGCGCATCGAAGTGGTTCGCGGCCCGATGTCTTCGCTGTATGGCTCCGATGCCATGGGTGGGGTAATCAACATCATCACGCGCAAGGTGTCACGAACCTGGAGTGGGTCGCTGGAGGCCAATACCACGATTCCAGAGAACAGCGATCGCGGTCAGACCCAGCAGACCAGCGTCAACCTGTCGGGTCCGCTCAGTGAATCGATCGGCCTGCGCCTGGGCGGCAACGTCACTCGCCGCGCCAGCGACGAGGTGCGACCTCGCCTGGATGCCCTCGGCGATCCGTTGAGCAATGACGGCGCCGGTGGGGCGAAGGATCGAAGCGCCAACGCCTTGCTCGACTGGCGTGTGAATGGGGACCACAGCGTCTCCTTCGAGGTCAGCCAGGGAGTCGAACGGGCCTGGGCGTCGGATATGCCTGAGTCGCAGATCAGCGCGTTCGGGGCCGGGCAGTTGACCCGCGAAAGCTATGCCACGTCCTACAACGGTGACTTGGGCTTTGCAACAGCACGGCTCGATGCCTACCTGAACCGCTTCAAGAACAAGATCAGTGCAGAAAAAGCCCATTCCGAGGAGAAGATCGTCGAGGGCAGCCTGACGATGCCCCTTGAGTGGCAATTCAACCAGCGCCTGACCGTAGGCAGCCAATGGATGCGTGAGTCGCTGACCAACACCCGAACCCTCGGCACCGTGCCCGTCGACTACCAGGGCCAGCCGGTTTCAGGTTCCAGCTACCAACGCACCAACTGGGCCGCGTTCATCGAGAACGAGATCTTCCTGCTCGATAACCTTTCACTGACGCTGGGCAATCGCTTCGATCACAACGACACCTATGGCAATCACCACAGCCCGCGGGCCTATGTGGTCTACCACCCGCACCCTGACTGGACGCTTCGCGGCGGCATTTCCAAGGGCTTTCGTGCACCGAATCTGAAGGAGGGAAGCGCGGGCGCAGCCACGTTTTCGAAGGGTCGCGGCTGCACATCCTTGCGGCCGTTGGGTTATGTCACGGGCGGTTGCTGGATGGCCGGCAACCCCAACCTGCGTCCGGAAACCAGCATCAGCAAGGAAATGGGCGTGGCCTATGATTTCGATGACTGGCAGGCAGGCCTGACCTACTTCCACACCGACTTCAGGAACAAGATCGACTACGCGCCCAAAGGGTTCCATGAAGGCCGGTGGTGGACCTTGCTGGAGAACGCAGAGAAGGCGCGTACTCGCGGCTGGGAAGGCTCGTTCAGCGTACCGCTGATCGCTGACCGCGTGACGTGGCGCAGCAATGCTACCTACCTGCTGGAAAGCCGCAACCTTTCCACCGGCAAGGACCTGATCAGCGCACCCAAGCTGTCGCTGTACAGCGCCCTGGACTGGCAGATCGACAGCCGTTTCAATGCTGAACTGGCCGCGCAGCATGTCGGAAAACAGCGCGGCGTGGCCACTGATTTCCTGAAGTCGTACACCACGTATGACCTGACTGGCGTATGGACGGCCAGCAGTTGGCTGACGGTCAAGGCCGGTATCCAGAACCTGCTCGATGAAGATGCACGAGACGACGCCACGCAGTTTTACGTACCGGGACGGGCGTATTTCGTGGGGGCAACGACCTACTTCTGA
- the hisF gene encoding imidazole glycerol phosphate synthase subunit HisF — MALAKRIIPCLDVDNGRVVKGVKFENIRDAGDPVEIARRYNEQGADEITFLDITASVDGRDTTLHTVERMASQVFIPLTVGGGVRSVQDIRNLLNAGADKVSINTAAVFNPEFVGEAAERFGSQCIVVAIDAKKVSGAGETPRWEIFTHGGRKPTGLDAVEWAKKMEALGAGEILLTSMDQDGMKSGFDLGVTRAISDALGIPVIASGGVGNLQHLADGILEGHASAVLAASIFHFGEYTVPEAKAYMASRGIVVR; from the coding sequence ATGGCTTTAGCGAAACGCATCATCCCTTGCCTGGACGTGGACAACGGCCGGGTGGTCAAGGGCGTCAAGTTCGAGAACATCCGTGATGCCGGTGACCCGGTGGAAATCGCCCGTCGCTACAACGAACAGGGCGCCGACGAAATCACTTTCCTCGACATCACCGCCAGCGTCGATGGCCGTGACACCACGCTGCACACCGTCGAGCGCATGGCCAGCCAGGTGTTCATTCCGCTGACCGTCGGCGGTGGCGTGCGCAGCGTGCAGGATATCCGCAACCTGCTCAACGCCGGTGCCGACAAGGTGTCGATCAACACCGCCGCAGTGTTCAACCCCGAGTTCGTCGGTGAGGCGGCCGAGCGCTTTGGCTCGCAGTGCATCGTCGTGGCCATCGATGCCAAGAAGGTCAGTGGCGCCGGAGAAACCCCGCGCTGGGAAATCTTCACCCACGGTGGTCGCAAGCCGACGGGGCTCGATGCGGTGGAGTGGGCGAAGAAGATGGAAGCGCTGGGGGCGGGGGAGATTCTCCTGACCAGCATGGATCAGGACGGCATGAAGAGCGGCTTCGACCTTGGCGTGACCCGTGCCATCAGCGATGCGCTGGGCATCCCGGTGATCGCCTCGGGCGGTGTCGGCAACCTGCAGCACCTGGCCGACGGCATCCTCGAAGGCCATGCCAGCGCGGTGCTGGCGGCGAGCATTTTCCACTTCGGCGAATACACCGTGCCTGAGGCCAAGGCGTATATGGCCTCGCGCGGCATCGTCGTACGCTGA